A genomic region of Micromonospora sp. NBRC 110009 contains the following coding sequences:
- a CDS encoding glycosyltransferase family 4 protein — MTILRVGEQPATATDRTHRPTLTSRPTIPQQPGVPPRTRRILMLSWEYPPVLVGGLGRHVHALSVALAAAGHEVTVVTRHAEGAPLEEYADGVRIVRAAADPVTFPLATGSLLAWTMAFNHTLTRAALRAAESGGYDVIHAHDWLVAHTAMTLREHLDVPLVSTIHATEAGRHQGWLPEEMNRTIHGVEHWLAAESGRVIVCSGYMRDEVGALFGVPVGRVDVVPNGVEPHRWRVPASAVATARSRFAGDGPLVTFAGRLVYEKGVQHLLAGLPRLRERHPGLRAVVVGDGPYKATLEAEVRRLGLGDTVSMPGFLGGTDLPAVMAASDCFAVPSIYEPFGMVALEGAAAGAPLAVSRTGGLAEIVEPGVTGMTFAPQDPDGLTEAVHALLADRDRAQALARRARAMVHEQYGWAAIASRTAAAYAAAIVQDTAFTAERAEQRMVLGRTLPALPEGNLLAAAGLR, encoded by the coding sequence GTGACCATCCTGCGGGTCGGCGAGCAGCCCGCCACCGCGACGGACCGGACCCACCGCCCCACCCTCACCTCCCGCCCCACCATCCCGCAGCAGCCCGGCGTGCCGCCCCGGACCCGCCGCATCCTCATGCTGTCGTGGGAGTACCCGCCGGTGCTCGTCGGCGGGCTCGGCCGCCACGTGCACGCCCTCTCCGTCGCCCTGGCCGCCGCCGGCCACGAGGTCACCGTCGTCACCCGCCACGCCGAGGGCGCGCCCCTCGAGGAGTACGCCGACGGCGTGCGCATCGTCCGCGCCGCCGCGGACCCGGTCACCTTCCCGCTGGCCACCGGTTCGCTGCTGGCCTGGACCATGGCGTTCAACCACACCCTCACCCGGGCCGCCCTGCGCGCCGCCGAGTCCGGCGGCTACGACGTCATCCACGCCCACGACTGGCTGGTCGCGCACACCGCGATGACCCTGCGCGAGCACCTGGACGTGCCGCTGGTCAGCACCATCCACGCCACCGAGGCGGGCCGGCACCAGGGCTGGCTCCCCGAGGAGATGAACCGCACCATCCACGGCGTCGAGCACTGGCTGGCCGCCGAGTCCGGCCGGGTGATCGTCTGCTCCGGCTACATGCGTGACGAGGTGGGCGCGCTGTTCGGCGTGCCGGTCGGACGGGTCGACGTGGTGCCCAACGGGGTCGAGCCGCACCGCTGGCGGGTGCCGGCCAGCGCGGTCGCCACCGCCCGGTCCCGCTTCGCCGGCGACGGCCCGCTGGTCACCTTCGCCGGTCGGCTGGTCTACGAGAAGGGCGTGCAGCACCTGCTCGCCGGGCTCCCCCGGCTGCGCGAGCGGCACCCGGGGCTGCGCGCGGTGGTGGTCGGCGACGGGCCGTACAAGGCGACCCTGGAGGCCGAGGTGCGCCGGCTCGGCCTGGGCGACACGGTCAGCATGCCGGGCTTCCTCGGCGGCACCGACCTGCCCGCGGTGATGGCCGCCTCCGACTGCTTCGCGGTGCCCAGCATCTACGAGCCGTTCGGCATGGTCGCCCTGGAGGGGGCGGCGGCCGGGGCGCCGCTGGCCGTGTCGCGCACCGGCGGGCTGGCCGAGATCGTCGAGCCGGGGGTCACCGGGATGACCTTCGCCCCGCAGGACCCGGACGGGCTCACCGAGGCGGTGCACGCGCTGCTCGCCGACCGGGACCGCGCCCAGGCCCTCGCCCGCCGCGCTCGCGCCATGGTCCACGAGCAGTACGGCTGGGCCGCGATCGCGTCCCGCACCGCCGCTGCGTACGCGGCCGCCATCGTGCAGGACACCGCGTTCACCGCCGAGCGGGCCGAGCAGCGGATGGTGCTCGGCCGGACGCTTCCGGCACTGCCGGAGGGCAACCTGCTCGCCGCCGCCGGCCTGCGCTGA
- a CDS encoding response regulator transcription factor has translation MRVLLVEDDLRVASALAAALRRRAHTVITATTASEAAGAGPVDLVLLDLNLPDRDGLELCRQIRRDNEDVAIIAVTARSEERDRVAGLRAGADDYVVKPFSMAELQARIEAVLRRTARAARAEATLEVGDLRVDLNARRVWLSDREVSLTRKEFELLMALARQAGTVVPRDRLLMDVWQTTWNSGHTLDVHVAALRGKLDDAGLVETVRGVGYRLRPM, from the coding sequence GTGCGGGTGCTTCTGGTGGAAGACGACCTGCGCGTCGCGTCCGCGCTGGCCGCGGCGCTGCGCCGCCGGGCCCACACGGTCATCACGGCCACAACCGCATCGGAGGCGGCCGGGGCGGGGCCGGTCGACCTCGTCCTGCTCGACCTCAATCTGCCCGACCGGGACGGCCTGGAGCTGTGCCGGCAGATCCGCCGGGACAACGAGGACGTGGCCATCATCGCGGTGACCGCCCGGTCCGAGGAGCGGGACCGAGTGGCGGGGCTCCGGGCCGGCGCCGACGACTACGTCGTGAAGCCGTTCTCGATGGCGGAGCTGCAGGCCCGGATCGAGGCGGTGTTGCGGCGGACGGCCCGGGCCGCGCGCGCGGAGGCCACGCTGGAGGTCGGCGACCTGCGGGTCGACCTGAACGCGCGGCGGGTCTGGCTCTCCGACCGGGAGGTGAGCCTGACCCGCAAGGAGTTCGAACTGCTGATGGCGTTGGCCCGGCAGGCGGGGACGGTGGTGCCCCGGGACCGGCTGCTGATGGACGTCTGGCAGACCACCTGGAACTCCGGGCACACCCTCGACGTCCACGTCGCGGCCCTGCGCGGCAAGCTCGACGACGCCGGTCTGGTGGAGACCGTGCGCGGGGTGGGCTACCGGCTACGGCCGATGTAG